Proteins found in one Pseudomonas mosselii genomic segment:
- the ada gene encoding bifunctional DNA-binding transcriptional regulator/O6-methylguanine-DNA methyltransferase Ada codes for MKPAPTTYTTDAERWHAVQTRDTAATGHFVYAVRTTGVYCQPACKSRLAKRENVEFFSAAAQAEAAGYRPCKRCKGGQGSRRTELVARACRLIEASQTAPNLDQLGSELNVSPFHLHRLFKAETGLTPKAYASAFRAQRLRERLDAAGSVTEAIFDAGYNSNSRFYESAGERLGMRPREYRAGGQGATIRFALAQCSLGAILVAQSERGICAILLGDEPEPLLKDLQDKFPKAQLIGGDDAFERLVAEVIGFVEAPALGLALPLDVQGTAFQERVWQALREVPAGTTVSYTDIAERIGAPKAVRAVAQACAANAIAVAIPCHRVVRRDGDLSGYRWGIERKRQLLDRETALS; via the coding sequence ATGAAGCCCGCCCCGACCACCTACACCACCGACGCCGAACGCTGGCACGCCGTGCAGACTCGCGACACGGCCGCCACAGGCCACTTTGTCTACGCCGTGCGCACCACCGGCGTGTATTGCCAGCCCGCCTGCAAGTCGCGCCTGGCCAAGCGCGAGAACGTCGAATTTTTCAGCGCCGCTGCCCAGGCCGAGGCCGCCGGTTATCGCCCGTGCAAGCGCTGCAAGGGTGGGCAGGGCAGCCGCCGTACCGAGCTGGTGGCCCGCGCCTGCCGCCTGATCGAGGCCAGCCAGACCGCCCCCAACCTCGACCAGCTCGGCAGCGAGCTGAACGTCAGCCCGTTCCACCTGCACCGCCTGTTCAAGGCCGAGACCGGCCTGACCCCCAAGGCCTACGCCTCGGCCTTCCGCGCCCAGCGCCTGCGCGAGCGCTTGGACGCCGCCGGCAGCGTCACCGAAGCCATCTTCGACGCCGGCTACAACTCCAACAGCCGCTTCTACGAAAGCGCCGGCGAGCGCCTGGGCATGCGCCCCAGGGAATACCGTGCCGGCGGCCAGGGCGCGACCATCCGTTTCGCCCTGGCCCAATGCTCACTTGGGGCGATCCTGGTGGCGCAGAGCGAACGGGGCATCTGCGCGATCCTGCTCGGTGACGAGCCCGAACCCTTGCTCAAGGACCTGCAGGACAAATTTCCCAAGGCCCAGCTGATCGGCGGCGATGACGCCTTCGAGCGGCTGGTGGCCGAGGTGATCGGCTTCGTCGAGGCGCCGGCCCTGGGCTTGGCGCTGCCCCTGGATGTGCAGGGCACGGCGTTCCAGGAGCGGGTCTGGCAGGCGCTGCGCGAGGTGCCGGCGGGGACCACGGTCAGCTACACCGACATCGCCGAGCGCATCGGCGCGCCCAAGGCCGTGCGGGCCGTCGCCCAGGCCTGCGCGGCCAACGCGATCGCCGTGGCCATTCCCTGCCACCGGGTGGTACGCCGCGACGGCGACCTCAGCGGCTACCGTTGGGGCATCGAACGCAAGCGCCAGCTGCTGGACCGAGAGACGGCACTCTCCTGA
- a CDS encoding DNA-3-methyladenine glycosylase family protein, which translates to MILADLSPQAFDDAAAWLAGQDPDWARHIAAVGPCLHRATPGREPYEALVRAIAYQQLHARAAEAILGRLLALFPDGAFPAPEQLLAVTPEAMRACGFSASKIATVHGIAQARLEGVVPSREEALSLPDAALVERLVALRGVGRWTVEMLLIYSLERSDILPVDDFGVREGYRRMKGLDKAPTPAQMRALGGAWSPHRTVAAWYLWRA; encoded by the coding sequence ATGATCCTTGCAGACCTATCCCCGCAGGCCTTTGACGATGCCGCTGCCTGGCTGGCCGGGCAGGACCCGGACTGGGCGCGGCATATTGCCGCCGTGGGGCCTTGTCTGCACCGTGCCACGCCCGGGCGCGAGCCGTACGAGGCGCTGGTGCGGGCCATCGCCTATCAGCAATTGCATGCACGGGCGGCCGAGGCGATCCTCGGGCGGTTGCTGGCGCTGTTCCCGGATGGGGCGTTTCCCGCGCCCGAACAGCTGCTGGCGGTGACGCCTGAGGCGATGCGCGCCTGTGGGTTCTCCGCGAGCAAGATTGCCACGGTTCATGGGATCGCCCAGGCGCGATTGGAGGGCGTGGTGCCCAGCCGGGAAGAGGCGCTGAGCCTGCCGGACGCCGCGCTGGTCGAGCGTCTGGTGGCGCTGCGTGGGGTCGGGCGCTGGACGGTGGAGATGCTGCTGATCTACAGCCTGGAGCGATCGGATATCCTGCCGGTGGATGATTTTGGCGTGCGCGAGGGGTATCGGCGCATGAAAGGCTTGGACAAGGCGCCGACGCCTGCGCAGATGCGGGCATTGGGCGGGGCGTGGAGCCCTCATCGCACCGTGGCGGCCTGGTACCTGTGGCGGGCTTGA
- a CDS encoding sigma-70 family RNA polymerase sigma factor — protein MQIEDTLKPAEVDLLYQAHHRWLRGWLGARVGCREHAADLAQDTFVRLLKARQVSPLKEPRAYLSSIARGLMIDQFRRRALEKAYLESLANLPEQEAPSEEQRLLILDTLERLDRALQRLKPRVRQAFLLAQLDGLTLTQVAQRLDVSRATVERDLAKALGVCYRIRYADA, from the coding sequence ATGCAGATCGAAGACACGCTGAAACCGGCCGAGGTCGATCTGCTCTATCAGGCACACCACCGCTGGCTACGCGGCTGGCTCGGCGCCCGGGTCGGCTGCCGGGAGCACGCCGCGGACCTGGCCCAGGACACCTTCGTGCGCCTGCTCAAGGCGCGCCAGGTTTCACCGCTCAAGGAGCCACGGGCCTACCTGAGCAGCATCGCCCGCGGCCTGATGATCGACCAGTTCCGTCGCCGCGCCCTGGAAAAAGCCTACCTCGAGAGCCTGGCCAACCTGCCCGAGCAAGAAGCCCCCAGCGAGGAACAGCGCCTGCTGATCCTCGACACCCTCGAACGCCTCGACCGCGCCCTGCAACGCCTCAAGCCACGGGTGCGCCAGGCGTTCCTGCTGGCACAGCTTGACGGCCTCACCCTCACCCAGGTCGCGCAGCGCCTGGACGTTTCCCGGGCCACCGTCGAGCGCGACCTGGCCAAGGCCTTGGGTGTCTGCTACCGGATCCGCTACGCCGATGCCTGA
- a CDS encoding FecR domain-containing protein: MPDQNPSQAQVDQAIEWLVKLRYDSPGPHTEQQFQRWLASHPQHAQAWQRVSSLGDELASLPAELSRQTLAGSERRRMSRRDHLKLLSLLALGASVGWAAREPLGLPALMADSRTATGERRELLGSDGSLIRLNTASAIDLRYSDEQRQLTLLRGEVSLDGNTNDNRPFTIDTRVGALSTQGGQLLLRENAQGLLLAVRRGEVTLFPASAAAHRVKPGEVLQVFAQGDFQPATLHGDPWGWTDGVLSVQQMPLGEFTDELSRYRPGLLRCAPEVAGLKVSGTFQLADTDQILLLVARSLPVRVDYRTRFWVSIGAA, translated from the coding sequence ATGCCTGACCAGAACCCGAGCCAGGCCCAGGTCGACCAAGCCATCGAATGGCTGGTGAAACTGCGCTACGACAGCCCCGGCCCACACACCGAACAGCAGTTCCAGCGCTGGCTGGCCAGCCACCCGCAGCATGCCCAGGCCTGGCAGCGGGTCAGCAGCCTCGGCGACGAACTGGCCAGCCTGCCCGCCGAGCTGAGCCGCCAGACCCTGGCCGGCAGCGAACGCCGCCGCATGAGCCGGCGCGACCACCTCAAGCTACTGTCGCTGCTCGCGCTCGGCGCCAGTGTCGGCTGGGCCGCGCGCGAGCCCCTGGGCCTGCCGGCGCTGATGGCCGACAGCCGCACCGCCACCGGCGAGCGTCGTGAGCTGCTGGGCAGCGACGGCAGCCTTATCCGCCTGAACACCGCCAGCGCCATCGACCTGCGCTACAGCGACGAGCAGCGCCAACTGACCCTGTTGCGCGGCGAGGTCAGCCTGGACGGCAACACCAACGACAACCGCCCGTTCACCATCGACACCCGCGTCGGCGCCCTGAGCACCCAGGGCGGTCAACTGCTGCTGCGGGAGAATGCCCAGGGCCTGCTGCTGGCCGTGCGCCGCGGCGAGGTGACGCTGTTCCCCGCTTCTGCCGCCGCGCATCGAGTCAAGCCCGGCGAAGTGCTGCAGGTGTTCGCCCAGGGCGACTTCCAGCCCGCCACCCTGCACGGTGACCCCTGGGGCTGGACCGATGGCGTACTCAGCGTGCAGCAGATGCCCCTGGGCGAGTTCACCGACGAACTGTCGCGCTACCGCCCCGGCCTGCTGCGCTGCGCGCCGGAAGTTGCCGGGCTCAAGGTTTCCGGCACCTTCCAGCTGGCCGACACCGACCAGATCCTGCTGCTGGTCGCCCGCAGCCTGCCGGTGCGCGTCGACTACCGCACGCGCTTCTGGGTGAGCATCGGCGCCGCCTGA
- a CDS encoding TonB-dependent siderophore receptor yields the protein MIRPCSPRNAPLRHAIRAAALGLGVACAGLPPTLALAAPASQSQPRDWNIAAGPLAAALDQLARQGGLNLSFDAGSLRGKTTQGVQGRHDSAQALQILLRGSDVQVQQESDKSFLLLPALDVGDALQLGATSISSNRLGETTEHSGSYTTGAVTIGKTPQSIRHTPQSVTVVTRQRIDDQNITNLTNLLEQTPGVVVNLTDSERVQYFSRGYQIDAIQYDGATVVQSSGGGSFIQSDSAILDRAEVLRGATGMLRGAGNPSGTVNLVRKRPTYEFQGEGSVTLGTWDAQRYVADLSGPLTETGNVRGRVIAVHDEKDHFQQSRQERKDVLYGVMAFDLDDSTTLTTGLEWTQLDATGAWGNLPADYDGSPLPFGRSTYLGADWNRWNRSNLQTFAELEHRFDNDWTLKLMAQRTHFELDDNGFKQTYFTRATGTANPTRNPYLMSYQVTEGDGGESLQNNLSATLNGPFDLLGRTHELMLGVERIRNDSYASATNNVQSGVFDIRTWDPKTSLANPHINITAHPVRTRTTQEGAYATWRISLADPLTAIIGARANGYDYEQENNTKASGKFSVDNEIVPYAALIYDLNENFSTYASYTEIFNPQTNTDAAGSVLEPVTGEAYETGIKGEFYEGRLNTSLAFFRIYQVGNALDDLSGPNPCLPNYTSGYCKVAAGKNRSQGFELEISGEVLPGWNVTGGYTYNTTEYLTDTTGNNGNPIRTTDPKRMLRLFTSYRLPGELQAWTVGGGVQAQSDIYNRSGSAEASQSGYAVYNAMVNYRFNDNYSLQLNANNLFDKQYYRQVAPTPTGYYWGDPRNVSVTLRGTF from the coding sequence ATGATCCGCCCGTGTTCCCCCCGCAACGCCCCCCTGCGCCATGCCATCCGCGCCGCCGCCCTGGGCCTGGGCGTGGCCTGCGCCGGCCTGCCGCCGACCCTCGCCCTTGCCGCGCCCGCCAGCCAGAGCCAGCCGCGCGACTGGAACATCGCGGCCGGCCCGCTGGCCGCCGCGCTGGACCAGCTGGCGCGCCAGGGCGGGCTGAACCTGTCGTTCGACGCCGGCAGCCTGCGGGGCAAGACCACCCAGGGCGTCCAAGGCCGGCATGACAGCGCCCAGGCCCTGCAGATCCTGCTGCGGGGCAGCGATGTGCAGGTCCAGCAGGAAAGCGACAAGAGCTTCCTGCTGCTCCCTGCCCTGGACGTCGGCGACGCCCTGCAACTGGGCGCCACCAGCATCTCCAGCAACCGCCTGGGCGAGACCACCGAGCACAGCGGCTCCTACACCACCGGTGCGGTGACCATCGGCAAGACCCCGCAAAGCATCCGCCACACCCCGCAGTCGGTAACCGTGGTCACCCGCCAGCGGATCGACGACCAGAACATCACCAACCTCACCAACCTGCTCGAACAGACCCCCGGCGTGGTGGTCAACCTCACCGACAGCGAGCGGGTGCAGTACTTCTCGCGCGGCTACCAGATCGATGCCATCCAGTACGACGGCGCCACCGTGGTGCAGAGCAGCGGCGGCGGCTCGTTCATCCAGAGCGACTCGGCGATCCTCGACCGCGCCGAGGTCCTGCGCGGCGCCACCGGCATGCTGCGCGGCGCCGGCAACCCCTCGGGCACCGTCAACCTGGTGCGCAAGCGGCCCACCTATGAGTTCCAGGGCGAAGGCAGCGTCACCCTCGGCACCTGGGACGCCCAGCGCTACGTCGCCGACCTCTCCGGGCCGTTGACCGAGACAGGCAACGTGCGTGGCCGGGTGATCGCGGTACACGACGAGAAGGACCACTTCCAGCAATCGCGCCAGGAGCGCAAGGACGTGCTGTACGGGGTGATGGCCTTCGACCTCGACGACAGCACCACCCTCACCACCGGCCTGGAATGGACCCAGCTCGACGCCACCGGTGCCTGGGGCAACCTGCCGGCCGACTACGACGGCTCGCCGCTGCCGTTCGGCCGCAGCACCTACCTGGGCGCCGACTGGAACCGCTGGAACCGCAGCAACCTGCAGACTTTCGCCGAGCTCGAACACCGTTTCGACAACGACTGGACGCTCAAGCTGATGGCCCAGCGCACCCACTTCGAGCTGGACGACAACGGCTTCAAGCAGACCTACTTCACCCGCGCCACCGGCACCGCCAACCCGACCCGCAACCCTTACCTGATGAGCTACCAGGTGACCGAAGGCGATGGCGGCGAGAGCCTGCAGAACAACCTCAGCGCCACCCTCAACGGCCCGTTCGATTTGCTCGGCCGCACCCACGAGCTGATGCTGGGTGTCGAGCGCATCCGCAACGACTCCTACGCCTCGGCCACCAACAACGTGCAATCGGGCGTGTTCGACATCCGCACCTGGGACCCGAAGACCAGCCTGGCCAACCCGCACATCAACATCACCGCCCACCCGGTGCGCACCCGCACCACCCAGGAAGGCGCCTACGCCACCTGGCGCATCTCCCTGGCCGACCCGCTGACCGCGATCATCGGCGCACGCGCCAACGGGTACGACTACGAGCAGGAGAACAATACCAAGGCCAGCGGCAAGTTCAGCGTCGACAACGAGATCGTGCCGTACGCCGCGCTGATCTACGACCTGAACGAGAACTTCAGCACCTACGCCAGCTATACCGAGATCTTCAACCCGCAGACCAACACCGATGCCGCCGGCTCCGTGCTCGAACCGGTCACCGGCGAAGCCTACGAGACGGGGATCAAGGGCGAGTTCTACGAGGGCCGGCTGAACACCTCGCTGGCGTTCTTCCGCATCTACCAGGTCGGCAACGCGCTGGACGACCTCAGCGGGCCGAACCCGTGCCTGCCCAACTACACCAGCGGCTATTGCAAGGTCGCCGCGGGCAAGAACCGCAGCCAGGGCTTCGAGCTGGAGATTTCCGGCGAAGTGCTGCCGGGCTGGAACGTGACCGGCGGCTACACCTACAACACCACCGAATACCTCACGGACACCACCGGCAACAACGGCAACCCGATCCGCACCACCGACCCCAAGCGCATGCTGCGCCTGTTCACCAGCTATCGCCTGCCGGGCGAGCTGCAGGCCTGGACCGTGGGCGGCGGCGTGCAGGCGCAGAGCGACATCTACAACCGCAGCGGCAGCGCCGAAGCCTCGCAGTCGGGGTATGCGGTGTACAACGCGATGGTGAACTACCGCTTCAACGACAACTACTCGCTGCAGCTGAACGCCAACAACCTGTTCGACAAGCAGTACTACCGCCAGGTGGCGCCGACGCCGACCGGCTACTACTGGGGCGACCCGCGCAATGTGTCTGTCACCTTGCGCGGAACGTTCTGA
- a CDS encoding MFS transporter produces the protein MNMRLLAGLLFAVSVVGFSLGASLPLVSLRLHEAGAGTLEIGIISAIPAAGMMLSAFMVDACCRHLTRRVIYLLSFSLCTLSIALLEWAFDSMLWLALLRLGLGIGMGIAIILGESWVNELCPEHNRGKIMALYATSFTGFQVLGPALLALLGADSPWLTGVVTVCYGLALLCILFTVPNDHVEHGDEGEKSFGLAGFFRVAPALCVAVLFFSFFDAVVLSLLPVYASSHGFAVGVAALMVTVVFAGDMIFQLPLGWLADRVERTGLHLVCGLVAMSIGIALPWLLQMTWLLWPLLVVLGAVAGGIYTLALVLIGQRFRGQDLVTANASVGLLWGVGSLVGPLVSGAAMDVAPHGLPMALALMAGLFVCFARQAYRRAGKLQAVAD, from the coding sequence ATGAACATGCGTTTGCTGGCGGGCCTGTTGTTCGCCGTGTCGGTGGTCGGTTTCAGCCTCGGGGCGAGCCTGCCGCTGGTGTCGTTGCGCCTGCACGAGGCGGGGGCGGGGACACTGGAGATCGGCATCATCTCGGCGATCCCGGCGGCGGGCATGATGCTCTCGGCGTTCATGGTCGACGCCTGCTGCCGGCACCTGACCCGCCGGGTCATCTACCTGCTCAGCTTCAGCCTGTGCACCCTGAGCATCGCCCTGCTGGAATGGGCCTTCGACTCGATGCTGTGGCTGGCGCTGCTGCGCCTGGGGCTCGGCATCGGCATGGGCATCGCGATCATCCTCGGCGAGTCGTGGGTCAACGAGCTGTGCCCGGAGCACAACCGCGGCAAGATCATGGCCCTGTACGCCACCAGCTTCACCGGCTTCCAGGTGCTCGGCCCGGCGTTGCTGGCGCTGCTCGGCGCCGACAGTCCGTGGCTGACCGGCGTGGTCACCGTCTGTTACGGCCTGGCGCTGCTGTGCATCCTGTTCACCGTGCCCAATGACCATGTCGAGCATGGCGACGAAGGCGAGAAGAGCTTCGGCCTGGCCGGCTTCTTCCGCGTCGCCCCGGCGCTGTGCGTGGCGGTGCTGTTCTTCTCGTTCTTCGACGCCGTGGTGCTGTCGCTGCTGCCGGTGTATGCCAGCAGTCACGGCTTTGCCGTGGGCGTGGCGGCGCTGATGGTGACCGTGGTGTTCGCCGGCGACATGATCTTCCAGCTGCCGCTGGGCTGGCTTGCCGACCGGGTCGAGCGTACCGGGCTGCACCTGGTGTGCGGGCTGGTGGCGATGAGCATCGGCATCGCCTTGCCCTGGCTGCTGCAGATGACCTGGCTGCTGTGGCCGTTGCTGGTGGTGCTCGGGGCAGTGGCGGGCGGCATCTACACACTGGCGCTGGTGCTGATCGGGCAGCGCTTCAGGGGGCAGGACCTGGTGACGGCCAACGCCAGTGTTGGCCTGCTGTGGGGTGTCGGCAGCCTGGTCGGGCCGCTGGTCAGCGGCGCGGCGATGGATGTGGCGCCCCATGGCCTGCCCATGGCGCTGGCGCTGATGGCGGGACTGTTCGTGTGCTTCGCCCGCCAGGCCTATCGCCGGGCGGGCAAGCTTCAGGCGGTGGCGGACTGA